From the genome of Pseudarthrobacter sp. NIBRBAC000502772:
TGATCTGCTCCCACTTGGGCCATTCGGTGTTGGCGACCTGGACGGCCACCGGACCGCCCTGGGTCAGGCCGTGGCGGACGCCGCCGAGAATGGTCACGACGTCCTGCTCGAACTTCATCCGGGCGCCCCGGCCGTAGCCAAGGCGGCGGCGTGCCAATGAATCGGCGATCTGCCCGCTGGTGAGTTCAACACCGGCGGGGACGCCTTCAATAATTCCCATTAGGGCCGGACCATGGGATTCACCGGCAGTCAACCAACGCAACATAATTTCCATCCTGCCACGTATGGCGGTCAGAACGCCCGTCGGGGAAGGCCGACTGAGTCGCACATCACATCTATGACAGACGCATTAACGTCCTCACCGCGGCCAGTGAACAGGCGTACCTGTTCCACCGCCTGGTACAACAACATTTCGAGCCCGGGCACCACCGCACCGCCGCCGGACTGCCACGCCGACGCAATCTGGCTGGGCCACGGATCATAGGCCACGTCCAGGAGGACACCGGGTGTTCCGGTTCCCAACGCGGCGATCTCCGCCGCCAGCCCGTCCGCTGCGCGCGGCGGGAGCGTGGAAATTACGACGTCGGCACTTGCGGTCGGAACGGCGGCTTCGGTCAGCGGCCGGACGGCTATGGAAAGGCCTACTCCGGCCGCGGCGGCGCGTGCTTCGTCGGCCCGGGAGATATCCCGGACAAACACCTGGGCGTGCTGCGTGCCCAGATCCTTCAGCGCGGCCACAGCGGCCGCGGCTGTACCGCCGCCGCCCAGCACCACCGCGGCGGGGCTGGCCGCCACTCCGGCGTTAAGGACA
Proteins encoded in this window:
- a CDS encoding shikimate dehydrogenase, which produces MSLRAAVLGHPISHSKSPALHLAAYGKLGMDIAYTALDLTEQALPAFMEQVRTQQGWCGLSVTMPLKSGMFAEVDEVRGVARTLGVVNTVAFEEDLGSVRRIGYNTDVAGIVNAVLNAGVAASPAAVVLGGGGTAAAAVAALKDLGTQHAQVFVRDISRADEARAAAAGVGLSIAVRPLTEAAVPTASADVVISTLPPRAADGLAAEIAALGTGTPGVLLDVAYDPWPSQIASAWQSGGGAVVPGLEMLLYQAVEQVRLFTGRGEDVNASVIDVMCDSVGLPRRAF